The genomic segment TTAGGAAAGATTGCAGGCCCAATAGTAATAACAACACTGCTTCTCCATTCAAGATCAGTAATCTCCATGCTTTTCCTCAGTCATCTAGGCAAAGAAGAGCTCGCCGGTGGGTCACTCGCCATGGGGTTCGGAAACATTACCGGTCTCTCCGTCATCAAAGGTCTTTCAATGGGGATGGATCCCATTTGTGGTCAAGCCTTTGGAGCCAGAAGATATTCAATCCTTAGCCAAACCTTCCACAGAACATTATGTCTTCTTCTACTTATCTCCATCCCTATTTCAATCCTTTGGATAAACGTGGAACCCATTTTCCTACGCTTGGGTCAAGATCCAGAAGCTACCAAAATCGCCAAAGTTTACATGGCTGCCTTCATCCCTGAACTCATAGCTCAGTCTCTCCTCCATCCCATGAGGACTTTCCTTAGAGGTCAAGGCATTAGCACTCCTCTCACCATTGCTGCCATTGTTGCTGTCCTCCTCCACCCTTTGGTCAACTACATTTTCACAATATATTTCCAGTTAGGGGTTGAAGGCATTGCATTAGCACTTGCTTGTAACACGTTCAATATAAACCTGGGGTTAGTAATTTACATGGTCATCTCAGAAAATCCTTTGAAACCATGGCATGGGGTCACAATTATCTCAATCTTTCAAGGCTGGCGTCCACTGCTAGCACTAGCACTGCCTAGCCTCCTTTCAGTGTGCTTAGAATGGTGGTGGTATGAAATAATGTTGTTCCTTTGTGGCTTACTCGACAACCCCAAAGCCAGCGTTGCAGCCATGGGAATCCTCATACAAACAACCGGCATGTTATATAATTTCCCGTTCTCAATGAGCGCCAGCATTTCAACAAGGGTCAGTCAAGCATTAGGAGCCGGCCAACCATCGAGTGCTCACCGGACCGCGGTGATCGGCCTCCTCATGGCCTTCGCTTTCGGACTATCGGCCTTCGTTTTCATGACAGCGCTGAGATCATGGTGGGGGAAGTTGTTTACCGATGAACCACAAATCCTCCAT from the Gossypium hirsutum isolate 1008001.06 chromosome D09, Gossypium_hirsutum_v2.1, whole genome shotgun sequence genome contains:
- the LOC107944486 gene encoding protein DETOXIFICATION 53 produces the protein MCPLPLTEEKTPTTVKKAVDGVQPHKKSSDKTMCPESDDIESRASSSSSENGDHQQQHLRNIYNPENDGDEFIHRFIRKIQVTHLLRWLPLNQREPLSQVNCKQVGEEVVSLGKIAGPIVITTLLLHSRSVISMLFLSHLGKEELAGGSLAMGFGNITGLSVIKGLSMGMDPICGQAFGARRYSILSQTFHRTLCLLLLISIPISILWINVEPIFLRLGQDPEATKIAKVYMAAFIPELIAQSLLHPMRTFLRGQGISTPLTIAAIVAVLLHPLVNYIFTIYFQLGVEGIALALACNTFNINLGLVIYMVISENPLKPWHGVTIISIFQGWRPLLALALPSLLSVCLEWWWYEIMLFLCGLLDNPKASVAAMGILIQTTGMLYNFPFSMSASISTRVSQALGAGQPSSAHRTAVIGLLMAFAFGLSAFVFMTALRSWWGKLFTDEPQILHLISTVLPILGLCEVGNSPQTAACGVLTGTARPKDGVYINLCSFYLIGLPVAIVTTFQLEMGFVGLWAGLLAAQMSCVCMMVYTLIRTDWKHQVKRADELTLAAGGNDDLETSLLIDTDN